The following DNA comes from Oncorhynchus clarkii lewisi isolate Uvic-CL-2024 chromosome 22, UVic_Ocla_1.0, whole genome shotgun sequence.
atgggcgagcaggtgcgggcagtgatcgattgaatagcatgcatttagtttccgCATCTGACCAAAGTTTTTTGCTTACCATTTCATACACATCTGTATTGCTTTTACGAAGAAAGAAAACGTCTAGACTGTGGATTATACCTTTATATCTGTAGCTATATCCACTGTATATGTCAACttgttgtgtttttttccctcaaCCGTTATGACTGATTGGTGTCGCGGTCTGCTAAAACAGTTGGCTCCTAGTTCAATGATTGCAAGTTCTAATCCCACATGGGGCATATACATCCTTTATTTACAATATTCATATCGTTGCCCACACACTTCTAATTCTGGAAGGTGAAAGCATAGGCCTTCGCTCTGGTAGTAGTTGCTACCAGCGCTCAGTCTCAGGTCAGAATTAAACATCCATGTtttcaaacgtcaaatttcgaagtcTTTTTAAGGTTaaatttaggcattaactccaaattctCAAGCTTAGGCAttaaggtgagggttaaggtttgggataggcttaaaacaagaATATCAAAATCAACCTTATGTCactggatttgaacttgcaaccattGGAATCGGTGGCAGATGCTTACACCCATCCACCATACCCGTAcacaacgccctagcaaaactgaaacctcactgttgcccctagtggctggtttccacTTCATCTCCcgatgtcctcagacatggatggactttgaatactgacttgtatcacgagTACTAAAGACATCTTTAATCAGTTTTGTTTGATATTTTTCTGCCATGCGTAATATGCGGTGCActttgaatactgacttgtatcacgagTACTAAAGACATCTTTAATCAGTTTTGTTTGATATTTTTCTGCCATGCGTAATATGCGGTGCACTATTTAATGTATAAGTCACAATGTTTATTAAACACCTAcatgctgtgtaagggatatttgaccaataaagagtgtgatggagtgctgcttcagataacctggcctccacaatcacccgacctcaaaccaattgagatggtttgggatgtgttggaccgcagagtgaaggaaaagcagctaacaagtgctcagcatatgtgggaactccttcaagactgttggaaaagcattccaggtgaagctggttgagagaatgccaagtgtgcaaagctgtcatcaaggcaaagggtggctactttgaagaatctcaaatgtaaaatatatttagatttgtttacactttttgggttactacatgattccttatgtgttatttcatagttttgatgtcttcagtattattctacaatgtagaaaataataaaaataaagaaaaacccttgaatgagtcatGGTGGCCGCAGTGCGATATAGAGGTATGCCGAAAACCAGcgaccaatacattttcacccGTGACATCCTTTTTTCAAAATAGCCCAACTGCGGAAAAACCATGGGCATGGCAACCCTACCCCCAGGGCAAAATGAGTGTGACACCCCTGATGTAGGGGGTTATTGACTGAGTTTTGAAAACCCCTGCAGGTTGAGCAATGCATAAACCGGTTGAAGGAAATGAAGCTGGATGCTGCTCTTCTGGACCTGAAGGAGCTATGTCCAAAGAAAGTGCAAAGGTACTAACTTGCTAGAATTACTCTGCATTTAGCTATTCCCTGTGCCAGGGAATGTACATGCCCTTGTTGGACTACTTAGCTGCATCTAATCACGCAGACACTATCGAGCATCAAGATCCATATAACTTGTTTTGGGGTCGATATTTATTTGATAGCCAATACACCGTAGACTAACTGTGTCATCTTgatgtgtgtatgcttgtgtttGCAGCAAGTTAGCTATGGAGACGGGTCAGTGTGATGTCCCCAGTCAGCCCATACTGGAATGGCTTTGTCTCAAGGTGTTGGGAGCTGCCAGACTGATGACATGTCTGCTCAATCACTGCACCAGAGCCTTCATgtatccttctctttctctcatctggGAGACGTCAGCTGCTATCTCTTTCTccttgctttttttttttaaacctcttttttttgttgcctaaGTGTCCTTTTAGTTTTTTGAAAGGTGATCTAAATCCAATGTATGATTATTACTATATAAATGACTGTTGCTGGCGTTCCAGGTCATCTTTTTTTGCAGTTGCATATTGTTAGGTCTCTCAATGCCTGGAGAAGTGTTTAACTTGTCAGGAACCACAGTAATACCTACTCAGCCATCAACATGTCTTAAGGCATCTTGAGACATATCCAGAGATGACTTAAGATCAACATAAATGAAGACGTCTCGAGACAAAAGTGATGACGGGGTATGTAACAACACGACAGTCTTCTGTAATGTGCAGCATgactgcaaaaaaataaaaaagaccaCCTGGAACGCAACAATGTTCTCAGTGTAGACATGTATACATGAGCATGGTGTGTATGATTGCCTTGACCAAATCTCCTCTCCAGACTAGCAAGGCAGGACCTCCAATCAAAGCAATTCATTACGTTGAACGTGGTGCTCACCAGCATGCTTAGTCGACTGTGGTGAGTCCTGTGGCTCTTTCAGGGTCTTGTCTGACGTACTGCTTTTCACTCAAACCTGTCCCTTCTTACTAGAGCTGACTTACTATGACTTAGCTagatgagacaaccacatatcaatCTTAAGACGAATGTAAGTGACTCTGTAAGTGGAAGTGACTCTGGATAGGAGTGATGTATCTTCCTGCTCCTTAGGGTGTTTTTCCGGGGCATCCTGGGTAGGCTGGCCCCTCTCTACCAGCACCTCCTGGAGCTCCTGAAGGAGGTGTCCCAGGCTCAGGCTATGGCCTTCCTCATAGACTTCACCCTGCCTGCAGGGATGGCAGAGTTCCTCGGGCCCTCTGACTCTTCCTTGTTGAAGATGGAGCATTCCCGGGCTCCTAAGGGCCTTGGAGGGATAGGAGCCTCCAGGTCCTCTGTGCTCAACAGACTgttcagagaggagggaggggagagtaggaAGCAGGCTCTGGGTGGTCCCTCCAATAGGAAGAGCAGCAAAGTGGATCTGGGAACTGCGGTCTTACTCCGGAGAACTGGTGATACAGGTTAGTGTCCCCGGATTCTGTATTCCTTGCTTTTTGCCGTTTCAGGCTGGGTATTTATAAAGCACTTTGTGATTGGTGTCaagctgctgatgtaaaaaggactttataaaatacatttgatagattgattgatttattttttGTAGCTCTCCTGGCATAGCCTATGTTCTGTTGTTTACATTTgaacatataatatataacagtcATATAATTTCCTTATAACAGGTGCCGTCTCTGGATTTGATATGAAGCAGTTGCTGAAACGAACCCATGGCGGTATCACAGAGGTATGTGTGGTTGTTTTTATGTCCAAATATTATAGAGTCCACTACTTTTCATTTGAGTTAGTTATTTGATGATGAGTGTTGTTACTTATACTAGATTGTCATTTGAACTCTGCAGGTGTCAACAGAACAAGAGCAGCCTTCATTACTGGATGCTGCTGTGATTGGTCAGAAGAGGAAGTTTCTGAAGCAACTGAAAACAGCCACCACTTTCAGCAACATGGCCGCCCACCTGGAGGAAGTGATGCGATGGTGTGAATGCAGGAAGCTGCGTCAGGAGAAGGGGCGTCTGACGTTCCTGAACCTGAAGTGCCAGAGGATGAAACGCCTGGAATCAGAGGGCTGCAGGTACAGGGGCTCTATTTTAACTGGGCTTTTAATAATATTGTCTATTGCATCTTTCAGACTATCACAATGGGATATCTTTGCACACCTTGTCCAAACTAAAACTTCCAGTCACATTAACGATGGGGAACCTATGTGTTGTTTGTTCTTGGTCTCCCCAGTGTACAAGGGAAACTAACGCGCTACAAACGGGAGGTTTGCTGGGCCCTGTCACTCAGAGGGGTGGTACCCAGGACCTGTCAGTCGCTGAAGACACTGTGGAGGAGGGCTCACCCTAGAATTTGCTTTCAGCCATTCAGGACTGCATTTGAACCAATCACAAGTGCATTCTGTGTCAACAGAAAACGGTCACTAAGACACAAGAGAAACAGGAGTATTTTACCTGGCACACCGGGGGATGTGGCCACGATGACTGCTGACCAGTCCCTTAGCAATGAGTTTAGCAACCAAAGTAGAGACACTCCAGCTCAGAAACCCTTGGATCTGAACGAGACTAACATTGATGACATTTTTGCCTTCATAGGTTTCT
Coding sequences within:
- the LOC139380589 gene encoding nucleolus and neural progenitor protein, yielding MDVSMAEEPWNKVNIPFPSAVSTVHIPFGLSTGTYVKRVLEENNKVLKLLGSGVLQTEILVLYELLYVLHNSLRQNKTFRVLKQVEQCINRLKEMKLDAALLDLKELCPKKVQSKLAMETGQCDVPSQPILEWLCLKVLGAARLMTCLLNHCTRAFILARQDLQSKQFITLNVVLTSMLSRLWVFFRGILGRLAPLYQHLLELLKEVSQAQAMAFLIDFTLPAGMAEFLGPSDSSLLKMEHSRAPKGLGGIGASRSSVLNRLFREEGGESRKQALGGPSNRKSSKVDLGTAVLLRRTGDTGAVSGFDMKQLLKRTHGGITEVSTEQEQPSLLDAAVIGQKRKFLKQLKTATTFSNMAAHLEEVMRWCECRKLRQEKGRLTFLNLKCQRMKRLESEGCSVQGKLTRYKREVCWALSLRGVVPRTCQSLKTLWRRAHPRICFQPFRTAFEPITSAFCVNRKRSLRHKRNRSILPGTPGDVATMTADQSLSNEFSNQSRDTPAQKPLDLNETNIDDIFAFIGF